A single Bacteroidota bacterium DNA region contains:
- a CDS encoding porin family protein — MKNFIKTFAVLGLITLFSVSAQAQIKYGVKGGLNLSDIAQNLKDSDEEMDTKMRIGYHIGATVDYTINEKVSLQSGLLLTSKGFKVEDSESEAGFSADYKVSGIVNYLEIPVHFAYKINDFQIYAGPYLAFGVGGKFKTEYSLTFNGNTESDSDETKLKPVFGEVAEGDLEEDEGAYNAFDYGLNFGIGYQVGPVLLNAGYSLGLGNFVPKYENSDNEDKVSNRVISVSATYFFGK, encoded by the coding sequence ATGAAAAATTTTATTAAAACTTTTGCAGTCTTAGGACTGATTACTTTATTCTCGGTGAGTGCGCAGGCCCAGATTAAATATGGAGTAAAAGGTGGATTAAACCTAAGTGATATTGCTCAAAACCTTAAAGACAGTGATGAAGAGATGGATACTAAAATGCGTATCGGTTATCACATAGGAGCTACAGTTGATTATACAATTAATGAAAAAGTTAGTTTGCAATCAGGTCTTCTATTGACAAGTAAAGGCTTTAAAGTAGAGGATAGTGAATCAGAGGCAGGTTTTTCTGCAGATTATAAAGTGTCCGGGATTGTAAATTACCTTGAAATACCTGTACATTTTGCATATAAAATCAATGATTTTCAAATTTATGCCGGTCCTTATTTAGCTTTTGGAGTAGGGGGAAAATTTAAAACAGAATATAGTTTAACCTTCAATGGAAATACAGAAAGCGACAGTGATGAAACAAAACTTAAGCCTGTATTTGGAGAAGTAGCTGAAGGTGATTTAGAAGAGGATGAAGGAGCATACAATGCTTTTGATTACGGTTTAAATTTTGGTATTGGATATCAGGTAGGTCCTGTTTTATTAAATGCAGGATATTCTCTTGGCTTAGGAAATTTTGTACCTAAATATGAAAATTCTG